The nucleotide window CGTGGAGAAATGCCGGCCCCCCGGCAACCGCGATCCCAGCCCCGAGGAGATCGCGGCCTGCGAACCCTACCTCAAGCGCCAGTTGGCCGCCATCCGGCCGCAGCTGATCGTCGCCCTCGGCAAGTTTGCCGCCCAGACCCTGCTGCGGGACGAAACGCCGATCGGCCGCCTGCGGGGTAAATGGCGCGAGTACGAGGGGATCCCGCTGATGCCGACCTACCACCCGGCCTTTCTGCTGCGCAATCCCGCAGAGAAGAGAGCCGTCTGGGAGGACATGAAGCAGGTACTGGCGCGCCTGCGCGAGAAGCCGGAGGCAAAACCGTGAACGAGCCGCCGGCGGCCCTGAGCATCGAGGCGGTACGCAAATTCCGCCGCGCCCCCGACGGCCGGACGGTTGAAATACTGTGCGGACTTTCCCTGGCGGCGCCGGCCGCTGAACTGACCGTCATTGTCGGTCCTTCCGGCGGCGGCAAGAGCACCCTGGTGCGCCTGCTCAACCGGCTCGAAGAGCCGGACGGCGGGCGCATCCTCCACTTCGGCGAAGCGATTGCCGGTCTCGACCCCCTCGTCCTGCGCCGCCGGATCGGCCTGGTGCCGCAGAAGCCCTTCATGTTCGAAGGGAGCGTCCTCGACAACCTGCAGCGACCTTTCCATCTGCGCGAGGAGCCGCCGCCGGCCGCCGACAGCGAAACCCTCCGGTCCGTTCTCGCCCTCTGCCGCCTCGACCCCGAACTCCTCTCCCGCGCCGCCCGCTCCCTCTCCCTGGGGCAGCAGCAGCGGGTGGCCCTGGCCCGCGCCCTGGTGACCGGCCCCGAGGTCCTCCTGCTCGACGAGCCGACCAGCGCCCTCGACCGCCCGACCGCCGACCGCCTTGCCGCTACCCTGCGCGAGGTCTGCCGCTCCCGCCGCCTCACCATCCTGATGGTGACCCACGACCTGCGCCTGGCGGGGCGGGTCGCCGACCACCTCGCCTTTCTGGAGGGGGGAGTGATTCTCGAGGCAGGTAGGCCCGAGGAACTCCTCAACCATCCCCGCACCGAGCAGCTGCGCCGTTTTCTGGCCGAGCCCGAAGCCGGCGAAGAGGAGCCGGCATGAACGCCAGGGCGATCATCGACCTCAGCCTCCCCGATCTGGCCCTCGTCTATGGCCTGATCCTGCTGGTGGCGGCCCTGGCCCGCCTGCGCGGCATCGGCCAGGAACGCGATCTGCTCTGGTCCTCCCTGCGCATGGTGGTGCAGCTGCTGGCGGTCGGCTACGTCCTGCATTTCGTCTTCACCCTGGAGAGCGCCGCCCCGGTCCTGCTCATTCTCGCCGTGATGACCGCCTTCTCGGTGCAGGCGGTGGCGGATCGGGTCAAGCACCGCATGCCCCGCTTCTACCGCATCGTCGGCAGCTCCATCCTGGTCGGCTGCGGCGGCGCCACCTTCTTCTTCTGCAACGCCGTCATCGGCCTCGACCCCTGGTACGACCCCCGCTACCTGATCCCGCTGGCTGGAATGATCATCGGCAACTCGATGACCGGCGCGGCACTGGCCGCCGAGCGCCTCGCCGCAGAAATGCGCGAGCGGCGCGAGGAGATCGAAACGGCGCTCTGTCTCGGCGCCACCGCCCGGGCCGCCAGCCGCGAGGCGGTGCGCAGCGCCTACCGCGCCGCCCTCATCCCCTCGATCAACGCCATGGCGGCGATGGGGCTGGTCTTCCTCCCCGGCATGATGACCGGTCAGATTCTCTCCGGCACCGAGCCGATCACCGCCGTCAAGTACCAGATTGCCGTCATGTGCGTCATCACCGGCAGCGTCGCCGTGACTTCCTTCCTCATCCTGCTGCAGGGGTACCGGGCCTATTTCACCCCGGCGCACCAGTTCAGGGAGGAGGGATGATGGTTTCCGCCTTTGTGCGGTGAGTTTTTGGTCATAGTAAAGGCCGGGCTTTCTGCCCGGCCTTTTGCGTGCCGCGAAACGCGGAACGGATGCTGGGTGAGAGGCTAGTTCCCGGTCACGGCGAACCAGCTCCCCGTCGGCGAGGTGACGAAGATGATTGGTGCGAAGCACGGATACGGCAGCATCACCTTCTCCTCGATCGTGGCATCGCCGGCGACGCCCGTCGGGAAGAGTCCGGTCATCACGTTGACCGTCGCTGCCATGGTTGCGTCCAGTTCGTCGATCGTCATACAGCTGACGATGGCCCGGAAGTTTTCCTGCGGGTTCATGAGCCGCCGCTCTACCGGCACCCGGGGATCATCGGCCAGCACCAGACCGAAGACGTCGATTTTGAGGTTGCCTTCGGTATCCAGTTGTCCCTTGGCTCCTTCAAGCTGCCAGGGCAGCCCGCCACCCGGGACGCCGCGGATCGCGTTGGTTGCGCCGGTGAATGGGCCGCTGACGCCCACCATGGTGTCGAACCCGAGG belongs to Desulfuromonadales bacterium and includes:
- a CDS encoding ATP-binding cassette domain-containing protein, which translates into the protein MNEPPAALSIEAVRKFRRAPDGRTVEILCGLSLAAPAAELTVIVGPSGGGKSTLVRLLNRLEEPDGGRILHFGEAIAGLDPLVLRRRIGLVPQKPFMFEGSVLDNLQRPFHLREEPPPAADSETLRSVLALCRLDPELLSRAARSLSLGQQQRVALARALVTGPEVLLLDEPTSALDRPTADRLAATLREVCRSRRLTILMVTHDLRLAGRVADHLAFLEGGVILEAGRPEELLNHPRTEQLRRFLAEPEAGEEEPA
- the fetB gene encoding iron export ABC transporter permease subunit FetB — protein: MNARAIIDLSLPDLALVYGLILLVAALARLRGIGQERDLLWSSLRMVVQLLAVGYVLHFVFTLESAAPVLLILAVMTAFSVQAVADRVKHRMPRFYRIVGSSILVGCGGATFFFCNAVIGLDPWYDPRYLIPLAGMIIGNSMTGAALAAERLAAEMRERREEIETALCLGATARAASREAVRSAYRAALIPSINAMAAMGLVFLPGMMTGQILSGTEPITAVKYQIAVMCVITGSVAVTSFLILLQGYRAYFTPAHQFREEG